From the genome of Candidatus Rokuibacteriota bacterium:
GGGAACGATATCCAGGCCATCAAGGACTACGCGCAGGCGGCCGAGGGGCTCGGCTATGACTACCTGCTCGTCTACGACCACGTGCTCGGGGCTCACCCCAGTCGTGAGCCGAAGCTGACGGGGCCGTACACGTACGAACATCCGTTTCATGAGCCCATGGTGTTCTTCGGATTCCTTGCTGCGATCACCACGAGACTCGAGCTCGTCACCGGCATTCTCATCCTGCCGCAGCGTCAGACGGCCCTTGTGGCCAAGCAGACCGCGGAGGTCGACGTCCTGAGTGGAGGCCGCCTGCGCCTCGGCATTGGGATTGGCTGGAACTACGTCGAGTACGACGCGCTCGGCGAGTCGTTTCAGACGCGCGGGCGTCGCGTTGAAGAACAGATCGAAGTCCTCCGCAAGCTCTGGACCCAGCCGCTCGTCACTCACAAGACCGCGCACCACGTGATTGACAATGCCGGGATCAATCCGCTGCCCGTTCGACGTCCCATCCAGGTCTGGCTCGGGGGTGCCGCGGAGCCCGTGCTCAGGCGTGCCGCGCGGATCGGGGACGGCTGGATGCCGGCCGGGAGACCGCCTGACGATCGCATGAAAGCTTACGTGGACCAACTCCATGGGTATCTGGAGGCCGCCGGTCGCGATCCCAAGCAGTTTGGCATCGACCCCTGGATCAGCATTCAAGGGCTGGACAAGGACGAATGGCGCCGCCGCGTGGAAGCGTGGCGCACCCTGGGGGCCACGCACGTGGCCGTGGATACAATGCGCGCCGGCTTTACCTCGCCGACGGCACACATGGCCGCGATCCGGTCCTTCCGGGAGGTGCTGAGCTAGGGCCGCGAAACCGTCACGACTCCACCGGTTCGGCGGCGTCGATGCGCTTCGGCGTGACCATACCCAACAACTGGGGCATCGCCGATCCTTTGCAAGTGCTGGCCATGGGGCCACTCGCCGAGGCATTGGGCTACGACTCCGTCTGGGTCATGGACCATCTGTTGAACAGCGGTTACATCCGAGAACGCCTCGACGACAAGCCGTACTATCATCCCCTCGCCACGCTGTCGTACCTGGCGGCAACCACGAAGCGCGTCACTCTGGGCACCTCCGTGCTGGTCCTGCCCTACCACAATCCTGTGGAGCTCGCGAAATACACCGCGAGTCTGGATCAGATGTCGGGCGGGCGCGTGATCCTGGGTGTTGGCGCCGGGGCGATGGCCGAGGAGTTCGAGGCCTTGGGAGTGCCCTTCCGCCAGCGCGGCGCGCTCACGAACGAGTGCATGGCGATCATGAAGGAGCTGTGGACCAAGGCCGATCCCCGCTATCGCAGCGCGCGCTGGAACCTGGCCGGCTTCAAGTTCGCCCCCAAGCCTCTGCAGCAGCC
Proteins encoded in this window:
- a CDS encoding LLM class F420-dependent oxidoreductase, whose protein sequence is MKYGVVFPQTEFGNDIQAIKDYAQAAEGLGYDYLLVYDHVLGAHPSREPKLTGPYTYEHPFHEPMVFFGFLAAITTRLELVTGILILPQRQTALVAKQTAEVDVLSGGRLRLGIGIGWNYVEYDALGESFQTRGRRVEEQIEVLRKLWTQPLVTHKTAHHVIDNAGINPLPVRRPIQVWLGGAAEPVLRRAARIGDGWMPAGRPPDDRMKAYVDQLHGYLEAAGRDPKQFGIDPWISIQGLDKDEWRRRVEAWRTLGATHVAVDTMRAGFTSPTAHMAAIRSFREVLS
- a CDS encoding LLM class F420-dependent oxidoreductase is translated as MRFGVTIPNNWGIADPLQVLAMGPLAEALGYDSVWVMDHLLNSGYIRERLDDKPYYHPLATLSYLAATTKRVTLGTSVLVLPYHNPVELAKYTASLDQMSGGRVILGVGAGAMAEEFEALGVPFRQRGALTNECMAIMKELWTKADPRYRSARWNLAGFKFAPKPLQQPSIPLWVGGSSPGALRRAATIGDGWHPTGISPDDFSAGREEVRKLATAPGRDPDTLTMSMRVEVEVSGRASSQRAAGRARLPGDSADQMIAGIQAYQRAGVEHIVLALNSGEMARITALMADIAEKVMPQCR